A genomic region of Desulfosarcina ovata subsp. ovata contains the following coding sequences:
- a CDS encoding NAD-dependent epimerase/dehydratase family protein, with amino-acid sequence MATATMPQKILITGGTGYVGHALANTLLRNGKDVYVLTRDAHSRASRELSHCGIKPLKGSISDLSSLKSITISFDTVYHLAAAVDFRKENRKATFNVNVEGTDNVARASLWWNAKNFIFASSVEAVGPLLEKHFFSSEETDCHPLNPYGESKLLAENLLQKNYFHQLNVKILRIANVYVIVPQILYALLNRSLFLRYSDLSRDKYIQPVHLQDLTKAMIQCAEFPSSSIYFIAGDDYAAIGQWFNLIANKTKLSDVWEKRKRVISSAWEKKRIRTLGLLDYWTQLSPEHGGWVYSNQKAKNDFGFNPTIKIINGIDYEISRLSDMGAITPVSFPENLMSYCNGPMLLLLYPFIKNIKRLINKAKCF; translated from the coding sequence TTGGCTACTGCTACTATGCCTCAAAAGATACTCATAACCGGCGGCACGGGTTATGTCGGCCATGCATTGGCCAACACCTTGTTACGCAATGGAAAAGATGTATATGTGCTAACGCGGGATGCCCACTCACGAGCTTCTCGTGAGCTGTCGCATTGCGGCATAAAACCGCTAAAAGGATCGATCTCTGATTTATCTTCGTTAAAGTCGATAACCATCTCTTTTGACACGGTTTATCATCTTGCAGCAGCCGTCGATTTTCGTAAAGAGAATCGAAAGGCGACTTTTAACGTCAATGTCGAAGGGACGGATAACGTCGCTCGCGCTTCTTTATGGTGGAATGCGAAAAACTTCATTTTTGCCAGCAGTGTTGAGGCTGTCGGCCCGCTGCTCGAAAAACATTTCTTCAGTTCGGAGGAAACCGACTGCCATCCGTTAAATCCGTATGGCGAATCCAAGCTTCTTGCGGAGAATCTTCTCCAAAAAAATTATTTCCACCAACTGAACGTTAAAATTCTTAGAATCGCCAATGTATATGTCATCGTACCACAAATCTTATATGCACTTCTCAACAGATCCCTTTTTCTGCGTTACTCAGATTTGTCCCGGGATAAATATATACAACCGGTTCATCTGCAAGATTTAACCAAGGCGATGATTCAATGTGCTGAGTTCCCATCCTCTTCAATTTATTTTATTGCAGGCGATGACTACGCAGCCATTGGCCAATGGTTCAATCTTATTGCAAATAAAACCAAACTTTCAGATGTGTGGGAAAAAAGAAAGCGTGTAATTTCGTCCGCCTGGGAAAAAAAGAGAATCAGGACGCTAGGCCTGCTCGATTATTGGACACAATTATCGCCGGAACATGGTGGATGGGTCTATTCCAATCAAAAAGCAAAAAACGATTTTGGTTTTAACCCAACCATTAAAATAATCAATGGCATCGACTACGAGATATCGCGTTTATCCGACATGGGAGCGATCACGCCGGTCTCATTTCCAGAAAACCTCATGAGTTATTGCAATGGACCGATGTTATTGCTTTTATACCCGTTCATTAAAAACATTAAACGTTTGATAAACAAGGCCAAATGTTTCTAA
- a CDS encoding NAD-dependent epimerase/dehydratase family protein: MKKEPILITGGAGYIGSILVPLLLNKGYAVTVLDTLMFNQYSLLDCCENPDFDFIKGNICDERLMKPLLPKFDTIIPLAAIVGAPACKLNPSLTKMVNYDAPLMMLGMLSPSQRILFPTTNSGYGIGEKDTLCTEESPLNPISEYGKIKVAIEKALLSRNNSISFRLATVFGVSPRMRMDLLVNDFTYRAFKDRSIVLFEEHFRRNYIHIRDVANTFLFGMQHYERMKGEAFNVGLSSANLTKRQLCEKIKKHVPGLYIHAAPIGEDPDKRDYLVSNEKIELLGWSPRYSLDDGITELLKAYRILQPNQFANV; the protein is encoded by the coding sequence TTGAAAAAAGAACCAATCCTCATTACCGGTGGAGCAGGCTATATCGGTTCCATTTTGGTACCACTTCTTTTGAACAAGGGTTACGCGGTCACTGTTTTAGACACTCTGATGTTCAACCAGTATTCGCTTTTAGATTGTTGCGAGAATCCCGATTTCGATTTCATCAAGGGAAACATATGCGATGAGCGTTTAATGAAACCCTTGCTTCCCAAATTTGATACGATTATCCCGCTTGCAGCGATTGTCGGTGCGCCAGCGTGCAAACTGAATCCATCCCTGACAAAAATGGTCAATTACGACGCACCGTTGATGATGCTTGGGATGCTGTCCCCTTCGCAACGAATCCTCTTTCCGACAACCAACAGCGGATATGGCATTGGGGAGAAGGATACGCTATGCACCGAAGAATCGCCGTTGAACCCAATTTCTGAATATGGGAAAATAAAAGTTGCTATTGAGAAAGCACTGTTAAGCCGTAACAATTCAATCTCTTTCAGACTGGCGACCGTATTTGGGGTCAGCCCACGGATGCGGATGGATCTTCTGGTAAATGACTTTACCTACCGTGCCTTCAAAGACAGATCGATCGTGCTTTTCGAAGAGCATTTCCGGAGAAATTACATTCATATTCGTGATGTTGCCAATACATTTCTGTTTGGCATGCAGCACTACGAACGGATGAAAGGTGAGGCATTCAACGTCGGATTGAGCAGCGCCAATCTCACCAAACGACAATTATGCGAAAAAATAAAAAAGCATGTACCCGGGTTGTACATCCACGCCGCACCCATTGGGGAAGATCCTGATAAACGTGATTATCTGGTCAGCAATGAAAAAATTGAGTTGCTGGGCTGGTCGCCGAGATACAGCCTGGATGATGGGATCACAGAGCTGCTAAAGGCTTACCGGATACTGCAACCCAATCAATTTGCAAACGTATGA
- a CDS encoding nucleotidyltransferase family protein, whose translation MKPTHDAIILAGGLGTRLRAVVPVLPKPLAPVGGKPFLDILLNQLRTSGFIKNVVIAIGYKGEWIEKQYGKRTNCGFTIMFSKEDKLLGTGGAIKKALALTTSQSVLVLNGDSYIEVNISELIQSYQKNRASLSMVLKEVQHADRYGSVVMDETNRILSFSEKRQDIGASKGLINAGMYLINASVFDAIPKETVLSLEMDILPELVKERLYGFVSTGKFIDIGIPETYQIADTYLEGV comes from the coding sequence ATGAAACCAACACACGATGCCATCATTTTAGCCGGGGGATTGGGAACGCGTCTGAGAGCGGTTGTCCCAGTCCTTCCCAAGCCGCTTGCACCGGTGGGAGGGAAACCATTCCTCGATATTCTGCTCAACCAACTGCGGACTTCGGGTTTTATTAAAAACGTCGTCATTGCTATAGGATACAAAGGCGAGTGGATAGAGAAGCAATACGGAAAAAGGACCAATTGCGGTTTTACCATCATGTTTTCAAAAGAGGACAAGCTGCTTGGGACAGGCGGCGCTATCAAAAAAGCACTGGCTTTGACAACCTCGCAAAGTGTGCTTGTTTTAAATGGGGATAGCTACATTGAGGTGAATATTTCGGAACTGATCCAGTCTTATCAAAAGAACAGGGCTTCACTTTCCATGGTCTTGAAGGAAGTGCAACATGCCGACCGATATGGCAGTGTTGTAATGGATGAAACCAACAGGATCCTGTCTTTTTCTGAAAAACGACAAGACATCGGTGCCAGCAAAGGGCTTATCAATGCGGGTATGTATCTTATCAACGCATCCGTTTTCGACGCAATACCGAAGGAAACCGTATTGTCTCTGGAAATGGATATCTTGCCGGAACTGGTAAAAGAACGTTTATACGGATTTGTTTCAACAGGGAAATTCATTGACATCGGTATTCCTGAAACATATCAAATTGCAGATACCTATCTGGAGGGTGTATAG
- a CDS encoding kinase, protein MIISKTPVRLSFFGGGTDYREYFERKDGAVLGVTIDKHIYVSVNVLSDFFEYNIRVGYSKSELVNKIDNIVHPSVRETLRFKKISGNLDIHIFADLPAKTGLGSSSSFTVGLLNALYALEGKAVSKKRLAEEAIYIEQQMIKEHVGCQDQIHAAHGGLNIIEFNRYGTTVRPVVISKEKYRLLNASLMVFYTGLTRYASKIAQEQISNTKERHLDGYLSQMHQMVYDAEHIISDETPELMIRRLGEMLNEGWQLKKNLSKKITNATIDAAYEQALQAGAYGGKLGGAGGGGFLFLLVPEGKQATVRKALNHMMEVHFHFETEGSKIIYLTQ, encoded by the coding sequence GTGATTATCTCCAAAACCCCAGTAAGGCTCAGTTTTTTTGGCGGTGGAACAGATTACCGCGAATATTTTGAAAGAAAAGACGGCGCGGTATTGGGCGTAACGATCGACAAACATATTTATGTGAGCGTCAATGTCCTGAGTGATTTTTTCGAATACAACATCCGCGTCGGCTATTCCAAATCAGAACTCGTCAATAAAATAGATAATATCGTCCATCCAAGCGTTCGAGAGACTTTGCGATTCAAAAAAATATCCGGGAACTTGGATATCCATATTTTTGCCGACCTTCCGGCCAAGACAGGCCTCGGTTCGTCATCTTCATTTACAGTCGGTTTATTGAATGCCCTTTATGCCTTGGAAGGGAAAGCCGTATCAAAAAAAAGATTGGCAGAAGAGGCAATCTACATCGAACAGCAAATGATAAAAGAGCATGTCGGCTGCCAGGATCAGATTCACGCGGCCCACGGCGGTCTCAACATTATCGAATTCAACCGATACGGAACCACCGTAAGGCCAGTGGTCATATCAAAAGAGAAATATCGTCTGCTGAACGCATCTTTAATGGTCTTTTATACCGGACTGACGCGGTATGCCAGTAAAATTGCACAAGAACAGATATCGAATACCAAAGAACGCCACCTGGACGGTTATCTCAGCCAGATGCACCAGATGGTTTATGATGCTGAGCACATTATCTCTGATGAAACGCCGGAATTAATGATTCGGCGTCTGGGCGAAATGCTCAACGAGGGCTGGCAGCTGAAAAAAAATCTTTCTAAAAAAATAACCAATGCAACCATCGATGCTGCTTATGAACAGGCACTTCAAGCGGGTGCTTACGGTGGCAAACTGGGTGGGGCCGGCGGCGGCGGGTTTCTTTTTCTGCTCGTGCCTGAAGGAAAGCAGGCAACCGTTCGCAAGGCATTGAATCATATGATGGAAGTGCATTTCCATTTTGAAACCGAAGGCTCCAAAATAATATATCTGACTCAGTAA
- a CDS encoding class I SAM-dependent methyltransferase, with the protein MSSKPYRQYFGRDLEAMGSAENYHHWIIDEFKPYIRGHVAEVGAGSGNISALLREYAERLTAFEPSDNMYPLLFRRFLHDSKVCTIHNTLKGQHQQFTCALDTLIYVNVLEHIENDEKELAQIHEALKPGGHALIFVPALPFLFCNFDRQVGHFRRYLKKDLIMLSEKIGFKSIKAKYFDLAGIIPWLLFFVLLKQTLNSRNVNYYDKHIIPITRIFEKAIAPPIGKNILFIIQK; encoded by the coding sequence ATGAGCAGTAAGCCCTATCGGCAATATTTTGGTAGAGACTTGGAAGCCATGGGTTCGGCAGAAAATTATCATCATTGGATCATCGATGAATTCAAGCCTTATATCCGAGGCCATGTTGCCGAAGTGGGTGCTGGTAGTGGCAATATATCGGCATTGCTGAGGGAGTATGCAGAACGATTAACCGCATTCGAACCTTCGGATAATATGTACCCTTTGCTTTTCAGGCGATTTTTGCACGACAGCAAAGTCTGCACCATCCATAATACACTCAAGGGTCAACACCAACAATTTACTTGTGCTTTAGATACTTTGATATATGTCAATGTATTGGAACATATTGAGAATGATGAGAAGGAGCTTGCGCAGATTCATGAAGCATTGAAACCCGGTGGCCACGCATTGATTTTTGTTCCTGCCTTGCCGTTTCTGTTCTGCAATTTTGATAGACAAGTCGGTCATTTCAGGAGATACCTGAAAAAGGATTTGATCATGCTATCAGAAAAAATAGGTTTTAAATCAATAAAAGCCAAGTACTTCGACTTAGCAGGTATCATCCCGTGGCTCCTTTTTTTTGTCCTTTTAAAACAAACACTGAACAGCAGAAATGTTAATTATTATGATAAACATATCATACCAATTACCCGTATTTTTGAAAAAGCCATAGCCCCCCCAATTGGGAAAAATATTCTTTTTATCATTCAGAAATGA
- a CDS encoding bifunctional glycosyltransferase family 2/GtrA family protein, protein MNTSNPELVKLSLIIPCFNEAATLASCVYRVLNIREAWLSVEIIIVDDASRDESLPIAKGLEKQYREIVVLTHNVNKGKGAALRTGFKQATGDFVAVQDADLEYDPMEIKNLLVPLINDQADVVIGSRFLSSGAHRVLYFWHSVGNRLLTLLSNMFTDLNLTDMETCYKVFRRQIIQSVDLKENRFGFEPEIIAKVAQMRVRIFEMGITYAGRTYAEGKKIGVKDGLRALYCILKYNAHKAPIPMQLLIYLFIGASAAILNLFSFLALFHSGLGSSTSIVVAFVIAAVFNYLLCILILFKHQAKWSAPLEWLTYSLVVICIGWFDFYMTQKLIVMGLPPSISKMTSIAAAFVLNFLGRRYLVFPEKRSGPWRP, encoded by the coding sequence GTGAATACCTCTAACCCCGAACTGGTCAAGCTATCGTTGATCATCCCCTGTTTCAATGAAGCGGCCACGCTCGCGTCGTGTGTTTATCGGGTGCTGAATATAAGGGAAGCGTGGCTATCCGTGGAAATTATCATCGTTGATGATGCCTCCCGGGACGAAAGTCTTCCCATCGCCAAGGGTCTTGAAAAACAGTACCGGGAAATCGTCGTTCTGACCCACAACGTGAACAAAGGCAAAGGTGCTGCGCTAAGAACAGGCTTCAAACAGGCGACGGGAGATTTTGTTGCCGTACAGGACGCTGATCTTGAGTATGACCCCATGGAAATAAAAAATCTGTTGGTTCCATTGATCAATGATCAGGCAGATGTGGTCATCGGCTCCCGGTTCCTATCGTCCGGCGCCCACAGGGTGTTGTATTTCTGGCATTCAGTCGGCAATCGTCTCCTGACATTGCTGTCGAATATGTTCACGGATCTTAACCTGACCGACATGGAAACCTGCTACAAAGTGTTCAGACGCCAGATTATCCAATCCGTTGATTTGAAAGAAAACCGCTTCGGCTTTGAACCGGAAATAATTGCCAAAGTCGCACAGATGCGCGTGCGCATCTTTGAAATGGGTATCACGTATGCCGGCCGGACCTACGCGGAAGGTAAGAAAATCGGTGTCAAAGACGGTCTCCGGGCATTGTACTGCATACTCAAGTATAATGCCCACAAAGCACCGATACCAATGCAACTCCTGATCTATCTGTTCATTGGTGCATCGGCAGCCATCTTGAATTTGTTCTCATTTCTGGCCTTGTTTCATTCCGGCCTCGGCTCATCGACATCGATTGTGGTCGCATTCGTTATCGCTGCAGTCTTCAATTATCTGTTGTGTATTCTGATCTTGTTCAAACACCAGGCGAAATGGAGCGCCCCACTGGAATGGTTGACCTATTCGCTGGTAGTCATTTGCATCGGTTGGTTCGATTTTTATATGACCCAAAAACTAATAGTCATGGGGTTACCACCAAGCATATCCAAAATGACATCAATTGCCGCGGCCTTCGTGCTGAACTTTTTGGGCCGAAGATATTTGGTATTTCCGGAAAAACGCAGTGGTCCATGGCGTCCTTAG
- a CDS encoding NAD-dependent epimerase/dehydratase family protein → MIDQKKAVVTGGAGFIGSHLCHKLIRGGKDVLCVDNLYTGKKRGW, encoded by the coding sequence ATGATCGATCAAAAAAAGGCTGTTGTAACTGGAGGCGCGGGATTTATCGGCTCACACCTCTGCCACAAATTGATTCGTGGGGGCAAAGACGTTCTGTGCGTCGACAACCTTTATACTGGGAAAAAGAGGGGCTGGTAA
- a CDS encoding ArnT family glycosyltransferase → MRILYQSARQTGKRSLLKPMHGTHNILLPISFDGMGSAKQIDAHIGLFCAWPCYIGERMRFRQDHRSTQSVDGTNKPNQRNMEYIVVAAILLLGFYLRLAMVSGVQIDTPFLEDARQYTAYAYNFSEYKVYSLDFNGLIDKRIPPSPNALRAPGYPLFLSLFTGSKNLDQFAVNVFYFQAILSTITIAVVYMLGRTLLSVLGAAIAAALTAISPHLINLNIYLLTETFFTFVLVLTMGALILSRRYENRYLWIASGMLLAVATLIKPTIQYYFLFFIGFVLLDRESPKAKRISILFIAASFLCIFSIWLFRNLVSLGYLSDPAITINTLQHGMYPHFMYNGQASTFGFPYRFDPHSQEISSSLSSVLVTIAHRFYTQPLTHLVWYLSKPLYLFRWEMIQGVGTFIYPVNHSPYESSWLFMRIYSLMRVIHPIVVVLSLAGTVLVWLPDRMFTMTVQQRFAGRLISLTYFYFILVHIAAAPFPRYSIPIRPFTYVLAWLSVSLTATMMRKKLAWMRNAPLAIKKHR, encoded by the coding sequence ATGCGTATTCTTTATCAATCTGCACGCCAAACGGGTAAGAGATCGCTCCTGAAGCCGATGCACGGGACGCACAATATTTTGCTCCCTATATCGTTCGACGGCATGGGCTCCGCAAAACAAATTGATGCTCACATTGGCCTGTTTTGCGCATGGCCTTGCTATATTGGAGAAAGAATGCGATTCCGCCAAGATCACCGTTCAACGCAATCGGTTGATGGTACAAACAAACCAAATCAACGCAACATGGAATATATAGTCGTCGCCGCCATCCTTCTATTAGGCTTCTATCTTCGTTTGGCAATGGTATCCGGGGTACAAATCGATACCCCTTTTCTGGAAGATGCTCGTCAATATACCGCTTATGCCTATAATTTCAGCGAATACAAAGTCTATTCACTCGATTTCAATGGACTGATCGATAAACGCATCCCCCCTTCTCCCAATGCGCTGCGCGCACCTGGTTACCCGCTCTTTCTTTCCCTCTTCACCGGTTCGAAAAATCTGGATCAGTTTGCCGTCAACGTTTTTTATTTTCAAGCAATCCTAAGCACCATAACCATCGCCGTCGTCTACATGCTCGGCCGCACCCTGCTAAGTGTCCTCGGCGCTGCGATCGCCGCAGCGCTTACCGCAATCAGTCCGCATCTCATCAATCTCAATATTTACCTGTTGACCGAAACGTTTTTTACCTTTGTACTCGTGCTGACCATGGGTGCATTGATATTGTCCAGGCGATATGAAAACCGGTATTTATGGATCGCCTCAGGCATGCTACTGGCGGTTGCGACCTTGATCAAACCGACGATTCAATACTACTTTCTTTTCTTCATCGGATTTGTTTTATTGGACCGCGAAAGCCCGAAAGCTAAAAGAATCAGCATATTATTCATTGCCGCATCGTTTCTATGCATATTTTCGATATGGCTGTTTCGCAACCTGGTGTCCCTGGGATATCTTTCAGATCCAGCAATCACCATCAACACGCTTCAACATGGCATGTATCCTCACTTCATGTACAATGGGCAGGCCAGTACCTTCGGTTTCCCCTATCGCTTTGATCCGCATAGCCAGGAAATCTCAAGCTCATTATCCAGTGTGTTGGTGACGATTGCCCATCGATTTTACACACAACCGCTGACACATTTGGTCTGGTACCTCTCCAAGCCATTGTACCTGTTCCGATGGGAAATGATTCAGGGTGTCGGCACATTCATTTATCCAGTAAACCATTCTCCCTATGAATCATCATGGCTGTTTATGCGCATCTACAGCCTGATGCGTGTCATTCATCCCATCGTGGTGGTTTTAAGCCTGGCGGGAACGGTTCTTGTTTGGCTTCCCGATCGCATGTTTACCATGACAGTCCAACAACGCTTTGCCGGGCGGCTGATATCCCTAACTTATTTCTATTTCATTCTGGTCCACATCGCTGCAGCGCCATTTCCACGCTACTCGATTCCAATTCGCCCGTTTACCTATGTGCTCGCCTGGTTGAGCGTTTCCTTGACAGCAACCATGATGAGAAAAAAATTGGCTTGGATGCGCAATGCGCCACTTGCGATAAAGAAGCATCGATGA
- the secG gene encoding preprotein translocase subunit SecG translates to MSIFLIIIHVVVCIALIMIVLLQTGKGADMGAAFGGGSSQTLFGSTGASTFLSKATTVAAIVFMLTSLTLAYMSGGKVSKSVVSDTPVPITQPATTDNAATDNNANAE, encoded by the coding sequence ATGTCCATATTTCTGATCATTATCCATGTGGTTGTTTGCATCGCCCTGATCATGATTGTTCTGCTGCAAACCGGTAAAGGGGCCGATATGGGCGCCGCTTTCGGTGGGGGCAGCAGCCAGACGCTGTTTGGCAGCACCGGGGCATCGACCTTTTTAAGCAAGGCAACCACGGTTGCCGCCATCGTGTTCATGCTCACCTCCCTGACCCTAGCGTACATGTCCGGCGGGAAGGTATCGAAATCGGTTGTATCAGATACACCGGTACCGATCACGCAGCCGGCGACAACCGATAATGCGGCAACCGACAACAATGCAAATGCGGAGTAG
- the tpiA gene encoding triose-phosphate isomerase: protein MNNRTPLIAGNWKMHKTGAQAVEAASRIKTLVTSATGVEVMIAPTFTALYQVGQVLKGSPIALAGQNLHWESQGAFTGEISAQMLADAGCSQVIVGHSERRQFFGETDETVNMKIKAALSANLTPVLCIGESETEREAGNTFSVLDKQVRDGLNGFAFDGQADIVVAYEPVWAIGTGKTATREQAQEAHRFIRNLLDSLFGKPFASAVRILYGGSVKPDNVKALMEMPDVDGALVGGASLDPETFSKLVFFND from the coding sequence ATGAACAATCGAACGCCACTGATTGCCGGAAACTGGAAAATGCATAAAACCGGTGCCCAGGCGGTGGAAGCGGCCAGTCGAATAAAGACACTGGTCACTTCGGCAACGGGTGTTGAGGTGATGATCGCACCGACGTTTACCGCGCTCTACCAGGTGGGCCAGGTTTTGAAAGGCAGCCCGATCGCGTTGGCCGGGCAGAATCTGCACTGGGAATCCCAGGGCGCCTTTACCGGTGAAATATCCGCCCAGATGCTGGCTGACGCCGGCTGCAGCCAGGTCATTGTCGGCCACTCCGAACGGCGTCAGTTTTTTGGCGAAACGGATGAAACCGTCAATATGAAGATCAAAGCGGCGTTATCCGCCAATCTGACGCCAGTGCTGTGTATTGGCGAATCGGAAACCGAACGTGAAGCCGGGAATACATTTTCTGTGCTTGACAAACAGGTACGAGATGGTCTAAATGGTTTTGCTTTTGATGGGCAGGCGGACATCGTCGTCGCCTACGAGCCGGTCTGGGCGATCGGAACCGGAAAGACGGCCACTCGCGAACAGGCCCAGGAAGCGCACCGCTTCATCAGAAATCTTCTCGACTCGCTTTTTGGAAAACCTTTTGCCAGCGCCGTCCGGATTCTTTACGGCGGGAGTGTGAAGCCTGACAACGTAAAGGCATTGATGGAAATGCCTGATGTTGACGGCGCACTGGTTGGCGGAGCCAGCCTGGATCCCGAAACATTCAGCAAGCTGGTCTTTTTTAATGATTAA